A region of Periophthalmus magnuspinnatus isolate fPerMag1 chromosome 13, fPerMag1.2.pri, whole genome shotgun sequence DNA encodes the following proteins:
- the wdr74 gene encoding WD repeat-containing protein 74 translates to MSVMDAWLGAETGLLKGVSVSRKQAVNFSSSSCLDRAQEVRALSWAGPGETELLVGSADGLVRTFSAEKGTFTSSRRCGEPHEGCFSGLHALGSALVTCTEKGAVRVWKEHSDVPVTEVRAGEHVHRMRQSPVAPHRVATGGKETPVKIWDLENPDKPMFTAKNLRDTWLDLRQPHWVRDMAFIPGTDRLVSCTGYHQVHVYDPSSPQRRPVLEAVFGEYPLTALSLPVDGHTVAVANTQGQMALLDLRKGLVCGVLKGASGSVRALQCHMTLPLIASCGLDRHLRIHSLQDRKLQHKVYLKSRLNCLLFSSNDPNAEAKPVKVKEEEEEEDEVWDKMESVHEDRGAHEEDCVHEDRGAHEEDCVHEDRGAHEEDCVHEDRGAHEEDCVHEDDCVHEDRGMHKEEKVQYTKGKNKRKTDSKTGQKKTKKQKN, encoded by the exons ATGTCGGTGATGGACGCGTGGCTCGGCGCGGAGACGGGGCTGCTCAAAGGCGTGAGCGTAAGCCGGAAACAGGCGGTAAATTTCAGCAGCTCGAGCTGCCTGGACCGCGCGCAGGAGGTGCGGGCTCTGAGCTGGGCCGGTCCCGGGGAGACGGAGCTGCTCGTAGGCTCGGCGGACGGGCTCGTGAGGACGTTCAGCGCGGAGAAGGGCACGTTCACGTCCTCGCGCCGCTGCGGGGAGCCACATGAGGGCTGCTTCAGCGGTCTCCACGCGCTCGGCTCTGCGCTGGTCACGTGCACAGAGAAAGGAGCTGTGCGCGTGTGGAAGGAGCACAGTGACGTGCCCGTGACGGAAGTGCGCGCCGGGGAGCACGTGCACAG GATGCGTCAGAGCCCCGTTGCACCTCACAGAGTGGCCACCGGGGGCAAGGAGACTCCTGTGAAGATCTGGGACCTGGAAAATCCAGACAAGCCCATGTTCACCGCCAAAAACCTGCGCGACACATGGCTTGACCTACGGCAGCCCCACTGGGTCAGAGACATGGCCTTCATcccagggacagacagactgGTCTCCTGCACTGGATACCACCAG GTTCATGTGTATGACCCCAGCTCTCCGCAGCGCCGGCCCGTTCTGGAGGCTGTGTTTGGGGAGTACCCTCTGACCGCACTGTCCCTCCCAGTGGATGGACACACAGTTGCAGTGGCCAACACTCAGGGACAGATGGCGCTGTTGGACCTGAGAAAAGGCCTGGTGTGCGGTGTCCTGAAGGGGGCGTCAGGGAGCGTACGAGCGCTGCAGTGTCACATGACCCTGCCCCTCATCGCCTCCTGCGGCCTGGATCGACACCTGCGCATCCACAGTCTGCAGGACAGGAAGCTACAACACAAG gtTTACCTGAAGTCTCGTCTGAACTGCCTCCTGTTCTCGAGCAATGACCCAAACGCAGAGGCCAAAccagtgaaagtgaaagaggaagaggaggaggaggatgaagtgTGGGACAAGATGGAAAGCGTGCACGAGGACAGGGGCGCGCACGAGGAGGACTGTGTGCACGAGGACAGGGGCGCGCACGAGGAGGACTGTGTGCACGAGGACAGGGGTGCACACGAGGAGGACTGTGTGCACGAGGACAGGGGTGCGCACGAGGAGGACTGTGTGCACGAGGACGACTGTGTGCACGAGGACAGGGGCATGCACAAGGAGGAGAAGGTGCAATatacaaaaggaaaaaacaaaaggaaaacagactctaaaacaggtcagaaaaagacaaagaaacagaagaaCTGA